The following DNA comes from Micromonospora chokoriensis.
CTGGTCGCTGAGTTTCCTGATCGGCCGCCGCTACGCCGAGCAGCTCCGACACAGCCGGATCGGCGGCTGGATCGGCGAGACGCGCTGGGTGGCGGCGGAAGGAATCCTGCGTCGCGGTGGCGGCCGGATGATGATCGTCGCGCCGTTCCTGCCCGTGTTCAACGCGCTGCTGCCGCTGGCCGCGGGCGGGCTGCGGATGTCGTACCGCCGATTCCTCGGTTGCGCCACGCTCGGCGCGGCCGCCTGGGCCGGCCTCTACCTCGCGCTGGGCACCGCGGCGCGGTCCATCGCCGGGCTGCTGCCCGGTGAGCCCAGCCCGCTCGTGATCACGATGGGGGTCGGGGTGGTGTTGGCTTCCGTCGTGTTGCTGGGGGCGCGGCGGCGGCTGTTCGCTGTTGCTTCTTGATCTTTGGGTGGTTGCGGTGGTGGGGCGGGGGCCCGCCGTGCCCGGCTCCGGGCGGTCAGGCTTGATCCCTGCGCCGGGCACGGCGGGCCCCCGCCCCCTCGTGGTCGACCTGCGTCTGTTCGTGCCGCCCCGCCGGTGGGTTTTGATCTTTGGTGGTTCTCGGTCGTCGTGGGGTTCTCTGGTTGTTACCAGCCTCTGGCTTTCCACTGGGGGAGGGCGGGGCGTTCGGCGCCCAGGGTGCTGTCCTTGCCGTGACCCGGGTAGAACCAGGTGTCGTCGGGGAGGCGGTCGAACAGCTTGTGCTCGACGTCGTCGATCAGCGCGGCGAAGCGCTCCGGGTCCTTGTCGGTGTTACCAACGCCACCCGGGAAGAGACTGTCACCGGTGAAGAGGTGCGGGGTGCCGGCGGGGTCGCGGTAGAGCAGCGCGATCGAGCCCGGGGTGTGCCCCTTGATGTGGATGACCTCCAGCGCGCAGTCGCCCACCGGCACGGTGTCGCCATCGGACAGACGCTCCGCCTCGATCGGCAGCCCGGAAGCGTCGTCGGCGTGCACCAGCGCCCGGGCGCCGGTCGTGGCGACCACCTCCTCCAACGCCACCCAGTGGTCCATGTGCTGGTGGGTCGTCACCACAGCGGTGAGCCCGCCGTCGCCGACCAGCTCCAGCAGCCGGGGCGCCTCGTTGGCGGCGTCGATCAGCACCTGGTCACCGGTGCTCGTGCAGCGCAGCAGGTAGGCGTTGTTGTCCATCGGACCCACCGACAGCTTGCTGATGGTGAGCCCGTCCAGCTCGCGTACCGCCGGCGCTCCGCCGGGGGTCGCGTCTCCGCTGTATGTCATGACGTTGTCAGATCCATTCCGGTGGAGTAGGCAGGGGACCGTCAGGGGTGACGGAGAGCGGGGCGCCGTCGGCGCGGCCGATCAGCCAGGCGGCGAGGTCGGGGGCGGGACCGGCGACGACCGGGGCGCCGTCCCGGTCACCGATGACCACCTCGTGCGCGCTGCCGTCGAGACGCAGCACCACCGACGGCGGTGTCGGCCCCATGGCGTGGTGGCTGGCCGCCTCGCGCAGCAGCCGGTGGGTGAACGTGTCCGACCAGTCCGCGGCCCGGTAGTCGGCGGCCAGGTCGAGGTGGTGCACCTCGATCTCGCGGAGGCGGCCCCAGACGAGCAGCGCGGCCGGCCAGGGGCCCCTGCGCGCCTGCACCGTCGCCGCCCACGCCTCGGCGGGCATCGCCGCGACCGCCTCGGCGAACAGGTCCGCGCTGCGTCGCAGGTCGTCCACGTGCGCGGCGGGCGGGCGGCCCGAACCGGTCTCGATGTCCGACGCGCGGACCTCCAGCGAGGCGTACATCGGCAGGTCCCGCCCGGTGCGGGCCGCGGTGAGCAGGTTCACGAAACCGTCCGCGTTGCGGGCCAGGTGCGCCAGCACGTGGCCGCGCGACCAGCCCGGCAGCAGCGACGCGGCGGCCAGGTCCGCGGTGTCGAAAGAAGCGGCGGTACGCAGAAGCCGGTCGGTGGCCGCGTCCACCTCGCCCATCAGCAACTTCGGATCCGTGGTCACCCGTCGACCCTAGTGGTCCGCCGTCGCGGCGTCGCCGGGGAAATCGCTTTCGGCGCGTCGGCCGGGGACCTACCGTCAGCGGCAGACGCGGCACCGGGACATCGGACGGAGGTGGTGATCATGCCGGACGTGGCACGCGTGTTCCGCCATCACCAGCTTCGACACCGATGAGGATGCCATGACCATCGATCTGACCGCCCTCGGCTGGGACGCCGAGCGGGCGGCGTACGCCGAGCGAGCCTCCTCCGCCGAGCGACGCCCCGAGCAGCACCCGGGTCGGGTGGCCCGGGTGGACCGGGGTGTCTGCACCGTACTCACCGCGACCGGCCCGGTCCGGGCCAGCCTGGGCGGGGCGGTGCTGACCGCCGCCGCCCGGGATCCGTCCGCGCTGCCCTGCGCCGGAGACTGGGTGCTGCTCACCCACTGGCCGGACCGTCGCGTCACCGTCGAAGGCGTGCTGCCGCGCCGGAGCGCGCTGGTCCGGCGTACCGCCGGCAAGGACGCCAGCGGGCAGGTCCTGGCCGCCAACCTCGACGCCGCTGCCGTGGTGGAGCCGGTGCACCCCGAGCCGGACGTGGGCCGGATCGAACGGCTGCTGTCCCTGGCCCACGAGTCCGGCGCGCGGCCGTTGGTCGTGCTGACCAAGGCCGACCTCGCGGCCGACCCGGCCGCGCTGGCCCGCCAACTCGCCGCTGTCGCGCCCGGCGTGCCGGTGCTGCCGGTCAGCGCCGAGCGGGGCGACGGGCTGGACCCGCTGCGCGCCGAAGTCACCGCGGGCCGCACGCTCGGCCTGCTCGGGCCCTCCGGCGCGGGCAAGTCCAGCCTGGTCAACGCGCTCGCGGGCACCGTGACGATGCCGACGCAGGCGATCCGCCGGGTCGACGGCAAGGGGCGGCACACCACCACCTGGCGGGCCCTCGTACCGATCCCCGGCGGGGGTGCGGTGATCGACACACCCGGTGTCCGGGCGGTCGGCCTGCTCGACGGCGTGGCCGGGCTCGACCGGGCGTTCGCCGACATCGCCGGGCTGGCCGAGGGCTGCCGGTACGCCGACTGCGGGCACGACGGCGAGCCCGCCTGCGCGGTCCGGGAGGCGCTGCACACCGGCGAACTCTCGACCCGGCGGTGGGAGAGCTGGCGGCGGCTGCAGGGGGAGGTGGCCCACGAGAGCCGACGGCGGGAGGCGCGGGTGGCGGCGGAGCGGCGCGGCGGCTGGCGGTCGGCCCGACGCCGTGCGGCCCGCCCGCCGACGCCCGGAGGCTACTGACCGGGCTTGATCCACTCGGCTTCGCCGATATCGCGGTATCCCAGTGCCGGCGATACCCCGACTTCAGGCGAAACGGAGTGGATCAACCCGGTGCGCGCCCGGTCGGCCTCGGCGCGCCGCGGCCGACCGGGCTGAGCTGGGGGAATGCGCGGGCGAGGGAAAGTGTCGTACCTCAGGGCTAGAGTTGCCGAGGCGTGTTTTCCGCGCCCGTACGACCGCTCAAATCACCCAGAGCGGGACACATTCTTCGCTTCGTCTTCTCCCGGGAGTACACGTACTGTGGCCGACCGACTGATCATCCGTGGCGCGCGCGAGCACAATCTGCGTGACGTCAGTCTCGACCTGCCCCGGGACGCACTCATCGTGTTCACCGGGCTGTCCGGGTCGGGCAAGTCGAGCCTGGCCTTCGACACGATCTTCGCCGAGGGCCAGCGCCGCTACGTCGAGTCGCTCTCGTCGTACGCCCGGCAGTTCCTCGGCCAGATGGACAAGCCGGACGTCGACTTCATCGAGGGCCTGAGCCCCGCCGTCTCCATCGACCAGAAGTCCACCTCGCGCAACCCCCGTTCGACAGTCGGCACGATCACCGAGGTCTACGACTACCTGCGTCTGCTCTTCGCCCGCATCGGCGAGCCGCACTGCCCGGTCTGTGGCGAGCGGATCTCCCGGCAGAGCCCTCAGCAGATCGTCGACCGGGTCCTCGCGATGGCCGAGGGCACCAAGTTCATGGTGCTCGCGCCGGTCATCCGGGGCCGCAAGGGTGAGTACGTCGACCTCTTCGCCGAGTTGCAGGCCAAGGGCTACGCCCGGGCCCGGGTCGACGGCGTGGTGCACCCGCTGACCGAGCCGCCGAAGCTCAAGAAGCAGGAGAAGCACACCATCGAGGTGGTGATCGACCGGCTCACCGTCAAGCCCAGCGCCAAGCAGCGGCTGACCGACTCGGTCGAGGCCGCCCTGGGTCTCTCCAGCGGCCTGGTGCTGCTCGACTTCGTCGACCTCCCCGAGGACGACCCGGACCGGGAGCGCCGCTACTCCGAGCACCTGGCCTGCCCCAACGACCACCCGCTCGCCATCGAGGATCTCGAACCCCGGGTCTTCTCCTTCAACGCGCCGTACGGCGCCTGCCCGGAGTGCACCGGTCTGGGCACCAAGAAGGAGGTCGACCCGGAGCTGCTGATCCCCGACCCGGAGCGCAGCCTCCGCGAGGGCGCCATCCAGCCCTGGTCCACCGGGCACAACCTGGAATACTTCCTGCGCCTGCTGGAGGCGCTCGGCGAGGCCCAGCACTTCGACATCGACACCCCGTGGCGGGCGTTGCCGGCGCGGGCGCAGAAGACGATCCTGCACGGGTCCGACGACCAGGTGCACGTGCGCTACCGCAACAAGTACGGCCGCGAGCGCTCCTACTACACCGGCTTCGAGGGCGTGGTGCAGTGGATCGAGCGCCGGCACTCCGACACCGAGTCCGAGTGGTCCCGCGACAAGTACGAGGGCTACATGCGCGACGTGCCGTGCGCGGCGTGCGGGGGCGCCCGGCTCAAGCCCGAGGTGCTCGCGGTCACCCTCGCGGGCAAGAGCATCGCCGAGGTCTGCAACCTCTCCGTGGGGGAGTGCGCCGACCTGCTCGCCGGCATCGAGCTGAGCGACCGGCAGAAGCTGATCGCGGAACGGGTCCTGAAGGAGATCAACGCCCGGCTGCGGTTCCTGCTCGACGTCGGTCTGGACTACCTCTCCCTGGACCGGCCGGCCGGCACCCTGTCCGGCGGCGAGGCGCAGCGCATCCGCCTCGCCACCCAGATCGGCTCCGGCCTGGTGGGTGTGCTCTACGTGCTGGACGAGCCGTCGATCGGGCTGCACCAGCGTGACAACCACCGGCTGATCGAGACCCTGCTCCGGCTCCGCGGGCTCGGCAACACGCTGATCGTGGTCGAGCACGACGAGGACACCATCCGCGTCGCCGACTGGATCGTCGACATCGGGCCCGGCGCGGGTGAGCACGGCGGCAAGATCGTGCACAGCGGCTCGGTGCCCGCGCTGCTGAAGAACAAGGAGTCGATCACCGGGGCGTACCTGTCCGGGAAACGGTCGATCCCGACACCCGCGACGCGTCGCCCGCAGACCAAGGACCGCGAGCTGGTGGTGCACGGCGCGCGGGAGCACAACCTGCGCAACCTGACCGTCGGGTTCCCGCTCGGGCAGCTGATCGCGGTCACCGGGGTCAGCGGTTCGGGTAAGTCGACGCTGGTCAACGACATCCTGTACGCGGTGCTCGCCAACCAGATCAACGGCGCCCGGCTGGTGCCCGGCCGGCACACCCGGGTCTCCGGCCTGGAGCACGTCGACAAGGTCGTCGGCGTGGACCAGTCGCCCATCGGCCGTACGCCGCGCTCCAACCCGGCCACCTACACCGGGGTCTGGGACCACGTCCGCAAGCTCTTCGCCGAGACCACCGAGGCGAAGGTCCGGGGGTACGGCCCGGGGAGGTTCTCGTTCAACGTCAAGGGCGGGCGCTGCGAGGCGTGCTCCGGCGACGGCACGATCAAGATCGAGATGAACTTCCTGCCGGACGTGTACGTCCCCTGCGAGGTCTGCAAGGGCGCCCGGTACAACAGGGAGACCCTCGAGGTGCACTACAAGGGCAAGACCGTCTCGGACGTGCTGGAGATGCCGATCGAGGAGGCCGCCGAGTTCTTCTCCGCCATCCCGGCCATCCACCGGCACCTCAAGACCCTGGTCGACGTCGGTCTCGGCTACGTCCGCCTCGGTCAGCCCGCGCCCACCCTCTCCGGCGGTGAGGCACAGCGGGTCAAGCTCGCGTCCGAGCTGCAGAAGCGCTCCACCGGACGGACGGTCTACGTGCTCGACGAGCCGACCACCGGTCTGCACTTCGAAGACATCCGCAAGTTGCTGATGGTGCTGGAAGGTCTGGTCGACAAGGGCAACACCGTGATCACCATCGAGCACAACCTCGACGTGATCAAGTCGGCCGACTGGCTGATCGACATGGGTCCGGAGGGCGGCCACCGGGGCGGCACCGTGCTCGCCACCGGCACGCCCGAGGAGGTCGCCGAGGTCGCCGAAAGCCACACCGGTGAGTTCCTGCGCCAGGTCCTCAAGCTCGACGGCGAGGCCAAGGGCGCAGCCGCCGCCACCAACCGCGCCGCCAAGGCCAACGGCGTGACCAAGGCGCGGGCCAGCCGGAAGGTGCCGGCCGGAGCGCGCTGACCGTACGGCGCACGGTCGTCGGGCGGGTCGGGTCGGTTCCACGCGTGTCAACACGGCACGGGTGGGCTTGTCCGACCCGCCCGTCCCATTTCCCGGGTCGGCAACATGCCCGGATGAACCATCCGGCACAGTTGCCCGTGTGGAGAAGTGTGGCCGGCTTCGGACCGGCGCAGCGGGCAAGAGAGAGGCGAGGCATGAGTGACGATCAGGCGCTGACCGGTTCGGGTACCCAGACACGCCGTACCCTGCTCACCGGCGTCGGGGCGGTCGGCGCGGCCGTCGTCCTGGCGGCCTGCGGCAGCGACGACGGCAGCGGCAGCGACGCTCCCACCAGCGGAGGCCCGGCCGTCCCCAGCACCGGTGACGCCGGCGGCGGCGACCGGCAGGGCGCCCAGTCGCTGGCCACCACCGCCGACATCCCGGTCGGCGGCGGCAAGGTCCTCGCCACCGAGGGCGTGGTCATCACCCAGCCCACGGCCGGCCAGTTCAAGGGCTTCAGCCCAATCTGCACCCACCAGAACTGCCCGGTGTCGAACGTCGACGGCGGCACCATCAACTGCACCTGCCACGGCAGCAAGTTCTCCATCGAGGACGGCTCGGTGAAGGCCGGTCCGGCCACCAAGCCGCTGCCGCCCAAGAACATCAAGGTCACCGGGGACCAGATCTCGCTGGCCTGACCGGCGCGGTGGGGCCGTCACCGGCCTGCCGCGTGCCGGTCGGTGCGTGCCGCGTGTTCGGCCGGTGCCGTGTGCTGGGCCGGTTCGTGTGCCGCGGTGCTCGGCCGGTGCGTTGTTCGGCCGGTGCGTGTGCCGCGGTGTTCGGCCGGTGCGTGCGCCGTGTGCTCGGCCGGTGCGTTGTTCGGCCGGTGCGTGTGCCGTGGTGCTCGGCCGGGTCGGCCGGGCCTGCCGCGTGATCGGCGGCGCTGGGCGGTGGCTGCCGCGTGATCGACTCGTGTTTCGGGACGTCGGGGTGTTCGTGACGGTTCGACACCCCGACGTTTCCGGACACGGAGTGGATCTAGAGCTTGCGCCGGGCTGTCGGTGCCGCGGACTAGGCTTGCTGACGTGGCTGACCCCTCGACCTACCGCCCCGCACCCGGCACCATCCCGGAGCTCCCAGGGGTCTACCGCTTCCGCGACGGCACCGGCCGGGTGATCTACGTCGGCAAGGCGAGAAACCTGCGCAGCCGGCTCAACTCCTACTTCGGCGACGTGTGGAACCTGCACGAGCGCACGCGCCAGATGGTCACCACCGCCGAATCGGTGGACTGGATCACCGTCGCCACCGAGGTCGAGGCGCTCCAGCAGGAGTTCACCTGGATCAAGCAGTACGACCCTCGGTTCAACGTCCGTTACCGCGACGACAAGTCGTACCCCTATCTGGCCGTCACCCTCAACGAGGAATACCCACGGCTGCAGGTGATGCGTGGCGCCAAGCGCAAAGGGGTGCGCTACTTCGGTCCATACTCGCACGCCTGGGCCATCCGGGAGACCCTCGACCTGCTGCTGCGGGTGTTCCCCGCCCGCACGTGCTCCGCGGGTGTCTTCAAGAGGGCCGGTCAGGTCGGCCGCCCCTGCCTGCTCGGCTACATCGGCAAGTGCTCGGCGCCGTGCGTCGGCACCGTCTCCGCCGACGAGCACCGCGCCATCGTCGACGGGTTCTGCGACTTCATGGCCGGACGCACCGACACCATGGTTCGCAAGATCGAACGCGAGATGACCGAGGCGAGCGAGCAGCTCGAGTTCGAACGGGCCGCCCGGCTACGCGACGACGTCGCCGCGCTGCGCCGCGCCATGGAGAAGCAGACAGTGGTGCTGGGCGACGGCACCGACGCCGACGTGGTCGCGTTCGCCGACGACCCCCTCGAAGCGGCAGTGCAGGTCTTCCACGTCCGCGACGGCCGGGTTCGCGGCCAGCGCGGCTGGGTGGTGGAGAAGACCGAGGACCTGACCACCGGCGACCTGGTCCACCACTTCTGCACCCAGGTGTACGGGGGCGAGCACGGTGAAGCCGACGTGCCCCGGGAACTGCTGGTGCCCGAGTTGCCCGCCGACGCCGACGCGTTGGCGGACTGGCTCTCCCACCACCGGGGCAGCCGGGTGTCGCTGCGCGTGCCGCAGCGCGGTGACAAGCGCGCGCTGATGGAGACCGTCGAGCGCAACGCCAAGGACGCGCTGGCCCGGCACAAACTCAAGCGCTCCGGAGACCTCACCACCAGGGGCAAGGCGCTGGACGAGATCAGCGAGGCGCTGGGCATGCGCACCTCGCCGCTGCGCATCGAGTGCTTCGACATCTCCCAGATCCAGGGCACCGACGTGGTGGCCAGCATGGTGGTCTTCGAGGACGGGCTGCCCCGCAAGAGCGAATACCGGCGGTTCATCGTCCGTGGCGCCACCGACGACCTCTCCGCGATGTCCGAGGTGCTGCGCCGCCGCTTCGCCCGCTACCTGGACGCGCGGGCCGAGACGGGTGAGGTGGGCGTCGAGTCCGCCGACGACCCGACCGCTCCGGAGGACGCCGTCGAGCCGCAGGTCGGTGTCCTGATCGACCCGACCACCGGCCGACCGCGAAAGTTCGCGTACCCGCCGCAGTTGGTGGTCGTCGACGGCGGCGCCCCGCAGGTCGCGGCCGCCGCGCAGGCCCTCGCCGACCTGGGCATCGACGACGTGGCGCTGTGCGGGCTCGCCAAGCGGCTGGAGGAGGTCTGGCTGCCCGACGACGAGTTCCCGGTCATTCTGCCGCGCACGTCGGAAGGTCTCTACCTGCTGCAACGGGTCCGCGACGAGGCCCACCGGTTCGCCATCACCTTCCACCGGCAACGCCGATCGAAGCGGATGACCGAGTCGGCGCTCGACCACGTGCCCGGCCTCGGCGAGGTGCGACGGAAGGCGCTGTTGCGGCACTTCGGCTCACTCAAGCGGCTCTCCGCCGCGACAGTCGAGGAGATCACCGAAGTGCCCGGCGTGGGCCGGCGTACCGCCGAGGCGATCCTGGCCGCCCTCGACAAGGACACGAAAACCGACGAGGCCGTGGAATCGAACCCGACGACCTGACACCGCCCTCTCGGCTGGTCGCGATCGGGGCAACATCGCGGGTTCGGCGTGGGGCAGCAGTCTTCCCGACGTTGCGCGATCACGAACGGGGTGATGCTGCGCCGGTCGCGGTGACAGGTCGTTTCTTGGACGATCGGGCGCGATCCAGGTTGTAGTGGGGCAGGCCGGCGGGGATGGGGTGGCCGGTGTAGTGGGGCAGGCCGGCGGGGATGGGGTGGCCGGTGTAGCGGGGCAGGCCGGCGGGGGTGGGGTGGCCGGGGATGGGGTGGCCTCGGGTGAGGCAGGGGTTGTCGATTCCGTTGGGGCTGATCGGGCAGACCGCCCACGTGGCGTAGGGGTTCACGCGCACCCAGGACGCCCCGGGGCGCGTGAACCGCACTTTGCCGCGCGTACGGGTTGATCCACTCGGTTTCCATGAAGTCGGGGTATCCCCGGCGCTCGGATACCGCGATATCGCCGATCCCGAGTGGATCACGGCGGGTGCGCCGCCGTCGACCGGTGAGGGCTGTCCGGTGTGCGAGGTTTGTCGGGTGGTGGGGGTCACCCGGGTGGCGGAATCGGGGGCCGGGCGGGGTCGTTATACCTGGCACGGCCGCGACGCCGGGTCGCGGTGAGCGGCAGCAGCCGGGAACACCGGCCCGGCAGCCCGGGTTACACCCCCCGCACCGCCGAGCAGCACGGGCCGTGGAGCCCGGCGGAATGATCCGCTGCCCCACCTGGTTGCACCGTCTCCCGATGCCGGCCCCGCCGGGTCGCCGGGCAGGTGAGCTTTCCCGCATGGCCGTCGCCCGTGTGTCGTGCGGTATCCCCCGCAGAGTGAAGCAGAGGAGCACGCCATCATGCGTACCGATCTGATTCGGAAGACCGCCCTGACCGCCGCCGGCCTCGCCTTCACCGGCGGCGCGATCGCCGGACCCGTCACCACCGCCTTCGCCGCCCCGAACACCAGCAAGCCCGCGACGCAGACCCAGACCGACCGCAAGAGCGGTGAGCGGGAGTTGGGTGTGCGCTACGAAGCCCAGCCGAACTTCTACTACTGCGGGCCCGCCGCGACCCGTAACGCGTTGAGTGTGCAGGGTAAGGACATCAACGTGGACGCCATGGCCAAGGAGATGGGCACCACCGAGGCCGGCACGAACTCGATCAACGACATCACCCCGGTGCTGAACAAGGAGACCGGCACGAACGCCTACCGGTCGGTGGAGATCTCCCACCCGGACGCCGACGCCAAGCAGACCGACACCCTGCGCGCCGACATCGTGCGCACCGTCGACGACGGCCGGGCCGTGGTCGCGAACATCGCCGGCACCACCACCGACACCGACGGGGTGAGCCACTCCTACGAGGGCGGGCACTACATCAGCGTCGTCGGCTACCACGACAACGGCAACACCGTCACCATCGCCGACTCCGCCGACCCCAACCAGGCCTCCTACCACGTCACCGTCGAGCACCTCGCCGACTGGATCGCCACCCGCGGCTACGCCACCAACTGACCCACACGCACACGCACACCGAAGGGCCGGACCCCACCACGGGGCCCGGCCCTTCACCATGTCTCAGTCGCTGGCGAGCACGGCCAGGATCTGCTCGCCGTACTTGGCGAGCTTGTTCTCGCCGACCCCGCTGACGCGGGACAGTTCGGCAAGCGTGCCCGGTGCGTCGTTGGCGATCTGGCGAAGAGTGGCGTCGTGGAAGATCACGTACGCCGGAACGCCCTGCTCCTTGGCGGTGGTCGCCCGCCAGCCGCGCAGGCGCTCGAAGACCGGCGCGGCGGTCGGGGTCAGCTCGGCGACGACGGTGGCCGAGCCGCGCGGCTTCGACGAGCGGCTCGACGTCGGCCGCTCCGGCTCGCGGCGCATCGTGACGGTACGGCGGCGGCCGAGCACGTCGGCGCTGGCGTCGGTCAGGGCGAGCGTGCCGTAGTCGCCCTCCACGGCGAGCAGCCCTTCGGCGAGCAGTTGCCGGACCACCCCCCGCCACTCCGCCTCGCTCAGCTCGGCGCCGATGCCGAAGACGGTCAGCGAGTCGTGGCCGTACTGGCTGATCTTGTCATTGTGTTTGCCGAGCAGGATGTCGATGCAGTGCCCCGCCCCGAAGCGTTGGTTGCGTTCCCGGTCGAGGCGGAAGACCGTGGAGAGCAGCTTCTGGGCGGCGACGGTGCCGTCCCAGGACTCCGGCGGGTTGAGGCAGGTGTCGCAGTTGCCGCAGGCGGGCGTGGAGGTCTCGCCGAAGTATTCGAGCAGTTGGACGCGCCGGCAGCGCACCGTCTCGCAGAGGGCGAGCATCGCGTCCAGGTGGGCGGCGAGGTTGCGACGGTGGGCGAGGTCGCCGTCGGACGTCTCGATCATCTTGCGTTGCTGCACCACGTCCTGCAGCCCGTACGCGAGCCAGGCGGTGGACGGCAGGCCGTCCCGCCCGGCGCGGCCGGTCTCCTGGTAGTAGCCCTCGACCGACTTGGGCAGGTCGAGGTGGGCGACGAAGCGTACGTCCGGCTTGTCGATGCCCATGCCGAAGGCGATCGTGGCGACCATCACCAGGCCGTCCTCCCGGAGGAAGCGTTGCTGGTTGGCGGCGCGCGTGGTGGCGTCCAGGCCCGCGTGGTAGGGCAGTGCGGCGATGCCGTTGGCGACCAGGAACTCCGCCGTCTTGTCGACGGAGGCCCGGGACAGGCAGTAGACGATCCCGGCGTCGCCCGGGTGCTCGTCGCGCAGCAGTGCCAGTAGTTGCTTGCGGGGCTCCCGCTTGGGCACGATCCGGTACTGGATGTTGGGCCGGTCGAAGCTGGCCACGAAGTGGCGGGCGTCGTCGAGCTTGAGCCGGCTGGCGATCTCGGTGCGGGTGGCGCTGGTAGCGGTGGCGGTCAGCGCGATCCGTGGCACCTGCGGCCAGCGTTCGTGCAGCATCGACAGCGCCAGGTAGTCGGGGCGGAAGTCGTGCCCCCACTGGGACACGCAGTGCGCCTCGTCGATCGCGAACAGGGAGATGCGCCCCCGGTCCAGCAGGGCGAGCGTGGAGCGGACGCCGAGCGCCTCCGGGGCGAGGTAGAGCAGGTCCAGGTCGCCGGCGACGAAGGCGGCCTCGACCCGGCGTCGGGCGTCCAGGCTCTGGGTCGAGTTGAGGAACCCGGCGCGGACGCCGACGGCGGTGAGCGCGTCGACCTGGTCCTGCATGAGGGCGATCAGCGGCGACACGACGACCGCGACACCCTCCCGGACCAGGGCCGGGATCTGGTAGCACAGTGACTTGCCGCCACCGGTCGGCATCAACACCAGCGCGTCGCCGCCGTCGACGACGTGGTCGATCACGTCCTGCTGGAAGCCGCGGAAGGCGTCGTAGCCGAACACCCGGCGCAGCACCGGCAACGCGCCCTCGGTCCGCAGGTCGGTGGGGGAGGCCATCCGGGGAGTCTACGAGCCGACCCCGACAGCGCCCCCCCGGCGCACCCGGGCGGCGACTGTCACCCGCCGGGCTGTCTGGTCTGACCTGCGAAGATCGCGAAGAGCGTGTTCGTGACTACTGATCGTCAGCAAGAGTGAGGGGTGGTGGGCCGTGGCGGGTGCGCGGACTCGACCCGGTAGCGGGATAGAGTCGCTGATTGACCAATCGCGGCCACT
Coding sequences within:
- the uvrC gene encoding excinuclease ABC subunit UvrC, whose protein sequence is MADPSTYRPAPGTIPELPGVYRFRDGTGRVIYVGKARNLRSRLNSYFGDVWNLHERTRQMVTTAESVDWITVATEVEALQQEFTWIKQYDPRFNVRYRDDKSYPYLAVTLNEEYPRLQVMRGAKRKGVRYFGPYSHAWAIRETLDLLLRVFPARTCSAGVFKRAGQVGRPCLLGYIGKCSAPCVGTVSADEHRAIVDGFCDFMAGRTDTMVRKIEREMTEASEQLEFERAARLRDDVAALRRAMEKQTVVLGDGTDADVVAFADDPLEAAVQVFHVRDGRVRGQRGWVVEKTEDLTTGDLVHHFCTQVYGGEHGEADVPRELLVPELPADADALADWLSHHRGSRVSLRVPQRGDKRALMETVERNAKDALARHKLKRSGDLTTRGKALDEISEALGMRTSPLRIECFDISQIQGTDVVASMVVFEDGLPRKSEYRRFIVRGATDDLSAMSEVLRRRFARYLDARAETGEVGVESADDPTAPEDAVEPQVGVLIDPTTGRPRKFAYPPQLVVVDGGAPQVAAAAQALADLGIDDVALCGLAKRLEEVWLPDDEFPVILPRTSEGLYLLQRVRDEAHRFAITFHRQRRSKRMTESALDHVPGLGEVRRKALLRHFGSLKRLSAATVEEITEVPGVGRRTAEAILAALDKDTKTDEAVESNPTT
- a CDS encoding C39 family peptidase; this encodes MRTDLIRKTALTAAGLAFTGGAIAGPVTTAFAAPNTSKPATQTQTDRKSGERELGVRYEAQPNFYYCGPAATRNALSVQGKDINVDAMAKEMGTTEAGTNSINDITPVLNKETGTNAYRSVEISHPDADAKQTDTLRADIVRTVDDGRAVVANIAGTTTDTDGVSHSYEGGHYISVVGYHDNGNTVTIADSADPNQASYHVTVEHLADWIATRGYATN
- the recQ gene encoding DNA helicase RecQ, which produces MASPTDLRTEGALPVLRRVFGYDAFRGFQQDVIDHVVDGGDALVLMPTGGGKSLCYQIPALVREGVAVVVSPLIALMQDQVDALTAVGVRAGFLNSTQSLDARRRVEAAFVAGDLDLLYLAPEALGVRSTLALLDRGRISLFAIDEAHCVSQWGHDFRPDYLALSMLHERWPQVPRIALTATATSATRTEIASRLKLDDARHFVASFDRPNIQYRIVPKREPRKQLLALLRDEHPGDAGIVYCLSRASVDKTAEFLVANGIAALPYHAGLDATTRAANQQRFLREDGLVMVATIAFGMGIDKPDVRFVAHLDLPKSVEGYYQETGRAGRDGLPSTAWLAYGLQDVVQQRKMIETSDGDLAHRRNLAAHLDAMLALCETVRCRRVQLLEYFGETSTPACGNCDTCLNPPESWDGTVAAQKLLSTVFRLDRERNQRFGAGHCIDILLGKHNDKISQYGHDSLTVFGIGAELSEAEWRGVVRQLLAEGLLAVEGDYGTLALTDASADVLGRRRTVTMRREPERPTSSRSSKPRGSATVVAELTPTAAPVFERLRGWRATTAKEQGVPAYVIFHDATLRQIANDAPGTLAELSRVSGVGENKLAKYGEQILAVLASD